Proteins from a genomic interval of Cucumis melo cultivar AY chromosome 7, USDA_Cmelo_AY_1.0, whole genome shotgun sequence:
- the LOC103493812 gene encoding catalase isozyme 1, translated as MDPYRHRPSSGYNTPFWTTNSGAPVWNNNSSLTVGPRGPILLEDYHLVEKLANFDRERIPERVVHARGASAKGFFEVTHDISNLTCADFLRAPGVQTPVIVRFSTVIHERGSPETLRDPRGFAVKFYTREGNFDLVGNNFPVFFIRDGMKFPDMVHALKPNPKSHIQENWRILDFFSHHPESLNMFTFLFDDIGIPQDYRHMDGSGVNTYTLINKAGKAHYVKFHWRPTCGVKSLLEEEAIRVGGSNHSHATQDLYDSIMAGNYPEWKLFIQTIDPDHEDRYDFDPLDVTKTWPEDILPLQPVGRMVLNKNIDNFFAENEQLAFCPAIIVPGIYYSDDKLLQTRIFSYADTQRHRLGPNYLQLPANAPKCAHHNNHHEGFMNFMHRDEEVNYFPSRFDPARHAERYPHPPAVCTGKRERCVIQKENNFKEPGERYRSWTPDRQERFIRRWVDALSDPRVTHEIRSIWISYWSQADRSVGQKLASHLNVRPSI; from the exons ATGGATCCTTACAGG CACCGACCTTCAAGTGGTTACAACACCCCTTTCTGGACTACGAATTCTGGTGCACCAGTGTGGAACAACAACTCCTCGTTGACCGTTGGACCCAGGG GTCCTATTCTCCTTGAGGATTACCATCTAGTGGAGAAACTTGCTAACTTTGACAGAGAGCGTATTCCGGAGCGTGTTGTCCATGCTAGAGGAGCTAGTGCCAAAGGGTTTTTTGAGGTGACTCATGATATCTCCAACCTTACTTGCGCCGATTTCCTTCGAGCCCCTGGAGTTCAGACTCCAGTTATTGTACGTTTCTCCACTGTTATCCATGAACGTGGCAGCCCTGAAACACTGAGGGATCCCCGAGGGTTTGCTGTGAAGTTTTACACCAGGGAG GGCAATTTTGATCTTGTGGGCAACAACTTCCCTGTATTTTTCATCCGTGATGGTATGAAATTTCCAGACATGGTACATGCTCTCAAACCGAATCCCAAGTCCCACATTCAGGAGAATTGGAGAATCCTTGActtcttttctcaccatcccgaAAGTTTGAACATGTTCACATTCCTATTTGATGATATTGGTATCCCACAAGATTACAGGCACATGGACGGTTCAGGTGTTAACACCTATACTCTGATTAACAAAGCAGGGAAAGCACACTATGTGAAATTTCACTGGAGGCCTACCTGTGGAGTCAAGTCCTTGCTGGAGGAAGAAGCTATTCGTGTTGGAGGAAGTAATCACAGCCATGCCACTCAGGACCTGTATGATTCAATTATGGCTGGCAACTACCCTGAGTGGAAGCTCTTCATTCAGACTATTGACCCTGATCATGAAGATAGATATGACTTTGACCCTCTAGATGTAACCAAGACCTGGCCCGAAGATATCTTGCCCTTGCAGCCAGTTGGTCGCATGGTTTTGAATAAGAACATTGACAACTTTTTTGCGGAGAATGAGCAACTGGCCTTTTGCCCTGCCATTATAGTTCCTGGAATCTACTATTCGGACGACAAATTGCTTCAGACCAGGATCTTCTCCTATGCAGATACTCAGAGGCACCGTCTTGGACCAAACTATCTGCAGCTCCCTGCTAATGCACCTAAGTGTGCTCACCACAACAATCACCATGAGGGTTTCATGAACTTTATGCACCGAGATGAGGAG GTGAATTACTTCCCTTCAAGGTTTGATCCTGCTCGCCACGCCGAGAGGTATCCTCACCCACCTGCTGTCTGCACTGGGAAGCGTGAGAGG TGTGTAATTCAGAAGGAGAACAACTTTAAGGAGCCCGGAGAGAGATACAGATCGTGGACACCAGACAG GCAGGAACGGTTTATCCGCAGATGGGTGGATGCTTTGTCCGACCCTCGTGTCACCCACGAGATCCGCAGCATCTGGATTTCTTACTGGTCTCAG GCTGACAGGTCCGTTGGTCAGAAGCTTGCATCTCATCTCAACGTGAGGCCAAGCATTTGA
- the LOC103493813 gene encoding catalase isozyme 1-like — MDPYKQRPSSAYNTPFWTTNSGAPVWNNNSALTIGSRGPILLEDYHLVEKLANFDRERIPERVVHARGASAKGFFEVTHDITHLTCADFLRAPGVQTPVIVRFSTVIHERGSPETLRDPRGFAVKFYTREGNFDLVGNNFPVFFVRDGMKFPDMVHALKPNPKSHIQENWRILDFFSHHPESLHMFTFLFDDLGIPQDYRHMDGSGVNTYTLINKEGKVHYVKFHWRPTCGVKCLLDEEAIRVGGSNHSHATQDLYDSIEAGSYPEWKLYIQTIDPDHEDKYDFDPVDVTKTWPEDILPLQPVGRLVLNKNIDNFFAENEQLAFCPAIIVPGIYYSDDKLLQTRIFSYADTQRHRLGPNYLQLPVNAPKCAHHNNHHDGFMNFMHRDEEVNYFPSRIDPAHHAERYPQPPAVYTGKRERCVIEKENNFKQPGEKYRSWPADRQERFVGRWVDALSDPRVTHEIRNIWISYWSQADKSLGQKLASHLNVKIDT; from the exons ATGGATCCTTACAAG CAACGACCTTCAAGTGCTTACAACACTCCCTTCTGGACTACTAATTCTGGTGCTCCTGTGTGGAACAATAACTCTGCCTTGACCATTGGATCCAGAG GACCTATACTCCTAGAGGATTACCATCTTGTGGAAAAACTGGCTAATTTTGATAGAGAGCGGATTCCAGAGCGTGTTGTTCATGCTAGAGGAGCTAGTGCAAAAGGGTTTTTTGAGGTGACTCATGATATCACCCACCTTACTTGTGCTGATTTTCTTCGAGCCCCTGGAGTTCAGACTCCAGTTATTGTTCGTTTCTCCACAGTTATCCATGAGCGTGGAAGCCCTGAAACGCTCAGAGATCCCCGAGGTTTTGCTGTTAAGTTCTACACCAGGGAG GGAAATTTTGATCTTGTGGGCAACAACTTTCCTGTATTTTTCGTCCGTGATGGTATGAAATTTCCAGACATGGTACATGCTCTCAAACCGAATCCCAAGTCTCATATCCAGGAAAATTGGAGAATCCTTGACTTCTTTTCTCATCATCCTGAAAGCCTACACATGTTCACATTTCTATTTGATGATCTTGGCATCCCACAAGATTACAGGCACATGGATGGTTCAGGTGTTAACACTTATACTCTGATTAATAAGGAAGGGAAAGTACACTATGTGAAATTTCATTGGAGGCCTACCTGTGGAGTCAAGTGTTTGTTGGATGAAGAAGCTATCCGTGTTGGAGGAAGTAATCATAGCCATGCTACTCAGGATCTCTATGATTCAATTGAAGCTGGAAGCTACCCTGAATGGAAGCTTTACATTCAGACTATTGACCCAGATCATGAAGATAAATATGACTTTGATCCTGTAGATGTAACCAAGACTTGGCCCGAGGATATCTTGCCCTTGCAGCCAGTTGGCCGCTTGGTTTTGAATAAGAACATCGATAACTTCTTTGCAGAGAATGAACAACTGGCCTTTTGTCCTGCCATTATAGTACCTGGAATATACTATTCAGATGACAAATTGCTTCAAACTAGGATCTTCTCCTACGCAGATACTCAGAGGCATCGTCTTGGACCAAACTATCTCCAACTTCCTGTTAATGCACCTAAGTGTGCTCATCACAACAATCACCATGACGGTTTCATGAACTTTATGCATCGAGATGAAGAG GTCAATTACTTCCCTTCAAGAATAGATCCTGCTCACCATGCCGAGAGGTATCCTCAACCACCTGCTGTTTACACAGGAAAGCGTGAGAGG TGCGTAATTGAGAAGGAGAACAACTTCAAGCAGCCGGGAGAAAAATACAGATCTTGGCCAGCAGACAG GCAAGAACGATTTGTGGGTAGATGGGTGGATGCATTATCCGACCCTCGTGTCACCCACGAGATCCGTAACATCTGGATTTCTTACTGGTCCCAG GCGGACAAGTCTCTGGGCCAGAAGCTTGCATCTCATCTCAATGTGAAGATAGACACTTGA